The following coding sequences lie in one Verrucomicrobiota bacterium genomic window:
- a CDS encoding methyltransferase domain-containing protein, translated as MGKAHQCPIECMPDVPSGTYIAAFSIWVLEHVGNLSGAAREIARVLQPGGLFVATIPSPAAPEFVIARHTSTRFHTWFRRALTKVKQAWETSYACQSIAHLTAVFGHSGFEVVDVVCMSCIGRYPRRFRLLRLLAKCFDSVIDALKIRRLRRHVCLVLRKTH; from the coding sequence GTGGGCAAGGCCCACCAGTGCCCCATCGAGTGCATGCCCGACGTTCCGTCCGGGACGTATATCGCCGCGTTCTCCATCTGGGTCCTGGAACACGTCGGGAACCTGTCGGGGGCCGCGCGCGAGATCGCACGTGTCCTCCAGCCCGGCGGCCTCTTCGTCGCGACGATCCCCAGTCCCGCGGCGCCCGAGTTCGTCATAGCAAGGCACACGAGCACCCGGTTTCACACATGGTTCAGGCGAGCTTTGACCAAGGTGAAGCAAGCATGGGAAACCAGCTACGCATGCCAAAGCATCGCCCACTTGACTGCTGTATTCGGGCACAGCGGATTCGAGGTTGTTGACGTCGTGTGCATGTCGTGTATCGGGAGGTACCCGCGCCGCTTCCGGCTGTTGCGATTGCTGGCCAAGTGTTTTGACTCGGTTATCGATGCCCTGAAGATCCGCCGCTTGCGGAGACACGTCTGCCTAGTGTTGCGCAAAACGCATTGA